A single genomic interval of Pyrus communis chromosome 7, drPyrComm1.1, whole genome shotgun sequence harbors:
- the LOC137740943 gene encoding UPF0382 membrane protein C1782.12c-like, with translation MYKSHRPHSAWNFETYLLSERGTETEAREATTMDLQLWHKAAALSGIAAVGLGTYGALGFKPKDPTYKEVWLTASLYHLVHTAALLAAPIAKHPPFLEAFWLLEYSHSPGRIILWHYLRIEST, from the exons ATGTATAAATCTCATCGTCCACATAGTGCATGGAATTTTGAAACATATTTACTAAG TGAGAGAGGCACTGAAACAGAAGCAAGAGAAGCAACAACAATGGATCTTCAGCTGTGGCATAAAGCAGCGGCGCTCTCTG GAATAGCAGCTGTTGGGTTGGGTACATATGGCGCCCTTGGCTTCAAACCCAAAGACCCAACTTACAAAGAG GTTTGGCTGACGGCGTCTCTGTACCATTTGGTTCACACAGCAGCTCTGCTTGCTGCCCCCATCGCGAAACACCCCCCCTT TTTGGAGGCCTTTTGGCTGCTGGAATACTCGCATTCTCCGGGAC GTATTATACTGTGGCATTACTTGAGGATAGAAAGTACTTGA